Proteins found in one Homalodisca vitripennis isolate AUS2020 chromosome 4, UT_GWSS_2.1, whole genome shotgun sequence genomic segment:
- the LOC124360122 gene encoding facilitated trehalose transporter Tret1-like yields MVKCVSRGLVHQYIAGASACLSVVNSAACYGWVTPILDHLLGPDSVIPMTPEESSLAISISEIPGLIVPVPIGFLANYIGRKPVLLASGPLFIISWLMIVLWPSMAMLMAARIIQGIAVSLAFTAAPVYLGEIASDSFRGNITSIFFNCWWLGYLLEYAVGPYLSFFPYTYFTLALNVPFLILFVWQPDSPYYYMMQGNEKKALESLQWFRDSTPEKLQEELERIKLSVEDLKKTPSMWDIVATPEDRKALLLLMLMTAIRLLSGAGSLLVYATDIFDRTPNFFISPDNATIVLGSVMLIGGCLSSFTSDSLGRRPLLMISCVGSFICQLCTGIYFYLLFYTSWDVSDYSWIAVVLIILYSGLCSFGMFPVSAAYTSELFTSNTRGIAASLTTINANGVSFIALVAYQPTTDFLGLYANFIIYAAIVFVGGIYFYFAAPETKGKSFLEIRREMRSNAT; encoded by the coding sequence CATGTCTAAGCGTCGTGAACTCCGCCGCTTGTTACGGATGGGTCACGCCTATCCTGGACCACTTACTGGGACCTGACAGTGTGATCCCTATGACTCCAGAAGAATCATCTCTGGCGATCTCTATTTCCGAAATTCCAGGTCTAATAGTCCCAGTACCTATTGGGTTCTTGGCCAACTACATTGGCCGCAAACCCGTCCTCTTGGCCTCTGGGCCTCTCTTCATCATCAGCTGGCTCATGATCGTCCTCTGGCCATCGATGGCAATGCTCATGGCTGCTCGGATCATTCAAGGCATCGCTGTCAGTCTGGCGTTCACAGCAGCACCAGTCTACTTGGGCGAAATTGCGAGTGACTCTTTCAGGGGAAACATAACAAGTATATTCTTCAACTGTTGGTGGCTCGGATATCTTTTAGAATATGCGGTTGGTCCTTACCTTAGTTTTTTCCCCTACACGTACTTTACACTTGCCTTAAACGTGCCTTtcctaattttatttgtttggcAACCCGATAGCCCGTATTATTACATGATGCAGGGCAACGAAAAAAAGGCGTTGGAGTCATTACAGTGGTTTAGAGACTCTACTCCTGAAAAGCTTCAAGAGGAACTGGAAAGGATAAAATTGAGTGTTGAAGATCTCAAGAAGACCCCCAGTATGTGGGACATTGTGGCTACTCCAGAAGACAGGAAAGCACTTCTATTGCTGATGCTTATGACCGCTATTAGACTCTTAAGTGGGGCTGGCTCACTTTTAGTTTATGCCACTGATATATTTGACCGCACTCCCAATTTTTTCATATCCCCTGACAATGCTACTATAGTCCTCGGTTCAGTTATGTTGATTGGAGGCTGCTTGAGTTCTTTTACTTCTGACTCCCTCGGACGGAGACCTCTTTTAATGATATCTTGTGTGGGTTCTTTCATTTGCCAATTATGTacaggaatttatttttatttgttgttctaTACTTCTTGGGATGTTTCCGACTACAGTTGGATAGCTGTGGTTCTAATTATACTTTATTCTGGATTATGTTCGTTTGGGATGTTTCCAGTCAGTGCTGCGTACACGTCAGAACTGTTTACTTCCAATACCAGAGGCATAGCTGCTAGTCTCACTACCATTAATGCTAATGGAGTGTCATTCATTGCTCTTGTGGCGTACCAACCGACTACTGACTTTTTGGGTCTGTAtgccaattttattatttatgcagCGATTGTTTTTGTTGGAGGCATATACTTTTATTTTGCGGCACCAGAAACAAAAGGTAAATCCTTTCTTGAAATTAGAAGAGAAATGAGATCAAATGCAACTTAA